Proteins co-encoded in one Flavobacteriaceae bacterium MAR_2009_75 genomic window:
- a CDS encoding 2Fe-2S ferredoxin, which yields MSDIKIKITDREGVTHEVDAPTDMNMNLMEVVRSYELAPEGTIGVCGGMAMCASCQCYVKSEHELPEMSDDEDAMLAEAFNVEDNSRLGCQIHMTEDLNGLEVELAPES from the coding sequence ATGTCCGATATCAAAATAAAAATAACTGACCGCGAAGGGGTTACTCACGAAGTAGATGCACCGACTGATATGAATATGAACCTCATGGAAGTGGTGCGTTCGTATGAACTTGCGCCAGAAGGTACTATCGGTGTCTGTGGGGGTATGGCCATGTGTGCCTCATGTCAATGCTATGTGAAGTCTGAACATGAACTTCCTGAAATGTCCGATGATGAAGACGCCATGCTAGCTGAAGCATTTAATGTAGAGGATAATAGTCGTTTGGGCTGTCAAATTCATATGACCGAAGATTTGAATGGCCTTGAGGTAGAATTGGCTCCTGAGAGTTAA